The following proteins are co-located in the Vidua macroura isolate BioBank_ID:100142 chromosome 1, ASM2450914v1, whole genome shotgun sequence genome:
- the STEAP2 gene encoding metalloreductase STEAP2, translating into MESISMMGSPKNLNETFLPNAANGIKDVSKVTIGIIGSGDFAKSLTIRLIRCGYHVVVGSRNPKHAADFFPHVVDVTHHEDAVAKTNIIFVAIHREHYTSLWDLKHLLAGKILIDVSNNTRVDQYPDSNAEYLASLFPDSLIVKGFNVISAWSLQLGPKDASRQVYICSNNVQARHQVIELARQLSFIPIDLGALSSSREIENLPLRLFTLWKGPVLIAISLATFFFIYSFVRDVIHPYMRNQQSDFYKIPIEIVNKTLPIVAITLLSLVYLSGLIAAAYQLYYGTKYRRFPPWLDNWLQCRKQLGLLSFFFAAVHVVYSLCLPMRRSERYLFLNMAYQQVHANVENSWNEEEVWRIEMYISFGIMSLGLLSLLAVTSIPSVNSALNWREFSFIQSTLGYIALLISTFHVLIYGWKRAFEEEYYRFYTPPNFVLALVLPSIVILGKIILLLPCVSRKLRRIRRGWEKTHVLEEVSGSVPHLSPERITVM; encoded by the exons ATGGAATCAATCTCTATGATGGGGAGTCCCAAGAACCTCAATGAAACTTTTCTACCAAATGCTGCCAATGGCATCAAAGATGTCAGTAAGGTCACGATAGGCATCATTGGAAGTGGAGACTTCGCTAAGTCTTTGACAATCAGACTTATCAGATGTGGGTACCACGTGGTCGTAGGGAGCAGAAACCCTAAACACGCTGCTGACTTCTTTCCCCATGTGGTTGATGTCACTCACCATGAAGATGCAGTAGCTAAAACAAACATAATTTTTGTAGCCATACACAGAGAACATTACACCTCTTTGTGGGATCTCAAACATTTACTTGCTGGTAAAATTCTGATTGATGTCAGCAATAATACAAGAGTAGACCAATATCCAGACTCCAATGCAGAGTATTTGGCATCACTTTTTCCTGATTCCCTAATTGTCAAAGGATTCAATGTCATTTCAGCATGGTCACTACAGTTAGGACCAAAGGATGCCAGCAGACAg GTCTATATATGCAGTAACAATGTTCAGGCTCGCCATCAAGTTATTGAGCTTGCCCGTCAGCTCAGTTTCATTCCTATTGATTTGGGGGCATTGTCATCTTCAAGGGAGATTGAAAACCTGCCTCTGCGACTGTTCACCCTGTGGAAGGGGCCTGTACTGATTGCCATTAGCctggcaacattttttttcatctattcTTTTGTCAGAGATGTCATCCATCCGTACATGAGAAATCAGCAGAGCGACTTTTACAAGATTCCCATTGAGATTGTGAACAAGACCCTGCCAATTGTTGCTATCACTTTGCTTTCTCTAGTATATTTATCAGGACTTATTGCAGCTGCTTATCAGCTTTACTATGGCACTAAGTACCGGCGATTTCCTCCTTGGCTGGACAACTGGCTCCAGTGTCGAAAGCAGCTTGGACTGCTCagttttttctttgcagcagtGCACGTGGTGTACAGCCTCTGCTTGCCTATGAGGAGATCAGAGCGGTACTTGTTCCTCAACATGGCATATCAACAG GTTCATGCAAATGTTGAAAACTCTTGGAATGAGGAAGAAGTGTGGCGAATTGAAATGTATATCTCCTTTGGAATAATGAGTCTTGGATTGCTTTCTTTGCTGGCAGTAACTTCTATCCCTTCAGTAAACAGTGCCTTAAACTGGAGGGAGTTCAGTTTTATTCAG TCTACACTTGGATACATTGCTCTGCTTATAAGTACTTTCCATGTACTGATTTATGGATGGAAGAGAGCTTTTGAAGAAGAGTATTACAGATTTTACACACCACCAAATTTTGTTCTTGCCCTTGTTCTGCCTTCCATTGTAATTCTAGGTAAGATCATCTTACTTTTGCCTTGTGTAAGTAGGAAACTGAGGAGAATTCGAAGAGGATGGGAGAAGACCCATGTTTTAGAAGAAGTAAGTGGGTCTGTTCCACATCTCTCCCCAGAAAGGATAACTGTAATGTGA